The proteins below come from a single uncultured Methanobrevibacter sp. genomic window:
- a CDS encoding GNAT family N-acetyltransferase — translation MEIRLEKETDYLEVEKLVRNSFWNVYRPGAYEHYIVHNLRNDKSFIADLAFVIENDSKIIAHINYSKGKINDLENAVVLGPVAVDENYQNQGLGSILIEYTLNLAEKMDIPYVFVIGDENYYSRFGFVSASKYNIFLDGTPMDDENPFFMIKVFDESKISTDLEIFHNPDVFNVDEKDVDEFDSQFEHKEKLIKEGQLGV, via the coding sequence ATGGAAATAAGACTGGAAAAAGAAACAGACTATCTTGAAGTTGAAAAGCTTGTTAGAAATTCATTCTGGAATGTATACAGGCCGGGTGCCTATGAACATTATATTGTGCATAATTTAAGAAATGATAAAAGTTTTATTGCAGATCTTGCTTTTGTAATAGAAAATGACTCTAAAATCATTGCCCATATCAATTATTCCAAAGGAAAGATTAATGATTTAGAGAATGCTGTTGTATTGGGTCCTGTAGCTGTTGATGAAAATTATCAAAATCAGGGACTTGGCTCCATATTAATAGAATATACCTTGAATCTTGCCGAAAAAATGGATATTCCTTATGTTTTTGTAATTGGTGATGAGAACTATTATTCCAGATTCGGATTTGTCAGTGCATCAAAATACAATATTTTCCTGGACGGAACGCCAATGGATGATGAAAATCCCTTTTTCATGATAAAGGTATTCGATGAGAGTAAAATAAGTACTGATTTGGAAATATTTCACAATCCTGATGTTTTCAATGTTGATGAAAAAGATGTGGATGAATTTGACAGCCAATTCGAACATAAAGAAAAACTTATTAAAGAAGGACAATTAGGTGTTTAA
- a CDS encoding YgjV family protein, whose product MTLALNIIIGNAISFVAGIFLLLSMWVNDEKQAYKHQFLNAFILMISSVFFFSWTGVTTMGIAAARNAMVYNDRLTLNWTIFFIVLSVAVGLMVNTMGIIGLLPIMAIVQITICNYTLKNIKWIKLSFIVNGIFYIIYFIAILDFSSTLIESFTALVGTVSFFKLIYEERFAGSN is encoded by the coding sequence ATGACATTGGCCCTCAATATTATTATAGGTAATGCAATATCATTTGTTGCAGGCATTTTCCTTCTTTTAAGCATGTGGGTTAATGATGAAAAGCAGGCATATAAGCATCAGTTTCTAAATGCATTCATATTGATGATTTCATCAGTTTTCTTTTTTTCATGGACCGGCGTAACCACAATGGGAATAGCTGCCGCAAGAAATGCAATGGTATATAATGACAGGCTGACCCTTAACTGGACAATATTTTTCATTGTTCTCTCTGTTGCTGTCGGTTTGATGGTCAATACGATGGGGATTATTGGATTGCTTCCGATTATGGCAATTGTACAGATAACAATCTGCAACTATACTCTAAAGAATATCAAATGGATAAAGCTCAGTTTCATAGTCAATGGAATATTTTATATTATTTATTTTATAGCTATTCTGGATTTTTCATCCACGCTCATCGAGTCATTTACTGCCCTTGTCGGGACTGTTTCATTTTTCAAGCTGATTTATGAAGAAAGGTTCGCCGGCTCAAATTAG
- a CDS encoding DUF2207 domain-containing protein — translation MDLKKIVLIVAVVLIASLTISMVSADDSYSISQANIDLIVSNNGMLHVKEAFVYNFQGTFNGVYRDVPLKEGENISNIKVHADGAYPVLKQTDEDGKKHLQIYLYADEGHTKKISDCSVTVYIEYDLKNVVTVFNDVSALQYKVLGSEWDVDIGKVTGHVKLPNGTGNEFYLNPKALTQSSSMNGDKIEFTSNSISKGKIYELLVLMPVNDFATYPNAKHVDEDGREMILKNMNDSVNSENFWNGITSILEIISLAFLPLTLIVTYILYGREPKVDYDRIYEREPPTDDPPSVVNAMIDNKNFGEPNIRGFEATIMDLIDRKVFNIKKDNEDLLMTFNEGADNLDYGEKIVYNCLSGFASDGVLNLSELDDKMDSRVNSLRFVNQFDMWKEAVEMEYLNDDIKDRYFDDRGNTIAGFAALAGLAVAAIFAAIFFFFEFSRGFELFIVGLIVGAASFGILYLRDDLFGRWTKEGRVIYLKWKNFKKFLNDNSLINEHPPESIVIWKEYLIYGTALGVAKNVEKAMDIHVPSVDRYDGGVFMYHHYGSNTFYHCYGTASSNTSSSSSGSDSFGSFGGGSGGGGGGAF, via the coding sequence ATGGATTTAAAAAAGATTGTTTTAATCGTAGCTGTAGTATTAATTGCAAGCTTAACGATTAGTATGGTTAGTGCTGATGACTCTTATTCAATCAGCCAGGCAAATATTGATTTGATTGTTTCAAACAATGGTATGCTTCATGTTAAAGAGGCATTTGTATATAATTTTCAAGGCACGTTCAACGGAGTTTACAGGGATGTGCCTTTAAAGGAAGGGGAAAACATTAGTAATATAAAAGTTCATGCTGACGGTGCGTATCCTGTTTTGAAACAGACTGATGAAGATGGTAAAAAACATCTGCAGATTTATCTGTATGCCGATGAGGGCCACACCAAAAAAATCAGTGACTGCAGCGTAACTGTATATATTGAATATGATTTGAAAAATGTTGTAACAGTATTTAATGATGTTTCCGCCCTTCAGTATAAGGTATTGGGCAGTGAATGGGATGTGGATATTGGAAAAGTAACAGGCCATGTGAAACTTCCTAACGGCACAGGAAATGAATTTTACCTGAATCCGAAGGCTTTAACCCAGTCAAGTTCAATGAATGGGGATAAAATTGAATTTACCTCAAATTCCATTTCCAAAGGTAAGATTTATGAACTGCTTGTACTGATGCCCGTAAATGATTTTGCAACATATCCAAACGCTAAACACGTTGATGAAGACGGACGGGAAATGATTTTGAAAAATATGAATGACAGTGTCAATTCAGAAAATTTCTGGAATGGAATTACTTCAATACTTGAAATAATTTCTTTGGCTTTTTTACCTCTTACATTAATAGTAACATATATTTTATATGGAAGGGAGCCTAAGGTGGATTACGACAGGATTTATGAAAGGGAACCTCCTACAGATGACCCTCCTAGTGTTGTCAATGCAATGATTGACAATAAGAATTTTGGAGAGCCGAATATTAGGGGATTCGAAGCAACAATAATGGATCTGATAGACAGAAAGGTATTCAACATCAAAAAGGATAATGAAGATCTGTTAATGACATTTAATGAAGGTGCAGATAATCTGGATTATGGAGAAAAAATTGTCTATAACTGTTTATCAGGCTTTGCAAGTGACGGTGTATTGAATCTCTCAGAACTTGATGACAAGATGGATTCTAGAGTTAATTCATTAAGGTTCGTCAATCAGTTTGACATGTGGAAAGAAGCTGTTGAAATGGAATATTTAAACGATGATATTAAAGACAGGTACTTTGACGACAGGGGAAATACAATTGCAGGATTTGCAGCTCTTGCCGGTTTAGCTGTTGCCGCAATATTTGCAGCAATATTTTTCTTCTTTGAGTTTTCAAGAGGATTCGAGCTTTTTATTGTAGGTCTTATTGTAGGTGCAGCGTCATTTGGAATATTGTATCTTCGTGATGATTTATTCGGAAGATGGACAAAAGAAGGTCGTGTCATATACCTCAAATGGAAAAACTTCAAGAAGTTTTTAAATGATAACAGTTTAATTAACGAACACCCTCCTGAATCAATAGTTATTTGGAAGGAGTACTTGATTTATGGAACTGCTCTTGGCGTAGCTAAAAATGTTGAAAAAGCTATGGACATTCATGTGCCAAGTGTCGACAGATATGACGGTGGAGTATTTATGTATCACCACTACGGTTCCAATACATTTTATCACTGCTACGGCACTGCAAGCAGCAACACTTCAAGCAGCAGTAGTGGCAGTGACAGCTTCGGAAGTTTTGGAGGAGGTTCCGGTGGTGGAGGTGGAGGAGCATTCTAG
- the ung gene encoding uracil-DNA glycosylase, whose amino-acid sequence MIGNDWDLALADEFKKQYFLNILDFVQEEYATKTVYPPYEDMFNAFKFTPLSNVKVVILGQDPYHEEGQAHGLAFSTPEGRPIPRSLKNIFKEINQEYGYPIPESGCLEKWAEQGVFLLNTVLTVEAGNANSHSKCGWQIFTDNVIGILNEQTQPIVFMLWGKQAEKKKDLITNPNHLVLITSHPSPFSARRGFLGSNHFKLANEFLKENNILEIDWGLE is encoded by the coding sequence ATGATTGGAAATGACTGGGATTTAGCATTAGCTGATGAATTTAAAAAGCAATATTTTTTGAATATATTGGATTTCGTTCAAGAAGAATATGCAACAAAAACCGTTTATCCTCCCTATGAGGACATGTTCAATGCCTTCAAATTCACACCATTAAGTAACGTAAAAGTTGTTATCCTGGGCCAGGACCCCTATCATGAAGAGGGTCAGGCACATGGCCTTGCATTTTCAACCCCTGAGGGAAGACCCATCCCAAGGTCCTTAAAAAATATATTTAAGGAAATCAATCAGGAATATGGTTATCCTATTCCAGAATCAGGATGTCTTGAAAAGTGGGCAGAGCAGGGTGTCTTTTTATTGAATACAGTTTTAACTGTTGAGGCAGGTAATGCAAATTCCCACAGCAAATGTGGCTGGCAGATATTTACGGATAATGTAATCGGAATTTTAAATGAACAGACTCAGCCTATTGTATTTATGTTATGGGGAAAACAGGCCGAAAAGAAAAAAGACTTAATTACTAATCCCAATCATTTGGTTTTGATAACTTCTCATCCGTCTCCTTTTTCTGCAAGGAGAGGATTTTTAGGCTCTAATCACTTCAAATTAGCTAATGAATTTTTAAAGGAGAATAATATTTTAGAAATCGACTGGGGATTGGAATAA
- a CDS encoding acyltransferase, whose protein sequence is MVIMEKSKRIFYFDFLRAMAIIGIIFCHSSVSYIVNDMGTFNFYTTAFYDCFRDFCVPIFVMLSGALLIGKKDSLLIFFKKRLSRILIPFIFWALISIAYSFIYIQQSIDIDNAIDIFLGHGGTLGVTFWFVWMIIIVYIGIFIINKAVEFGNKKYDCFEKKFISILTVISVIYIILFQFQFFSPEYNRSLLSYYLSFLAYAVIGHFIVNSDFLESHIQTKWLVIIFSILSALSYTSYVCYYVVPTSLASNSFRYLSYFTYEILIISVAIFLTVKFISNTHSFKKLEAGKIGGIINAISKYSFGIYLCHYLVLYILKMNMIQYIDFPHQNSIIWIPIFVVITLMISFAILWLLNNVPYLKKVSGVS, encoded by the coding sequence ATGGTAATTATGGAAAAATCTAAAAGAATCTTTTATTTTGACTTTTTAAGAGCGATGGCAATCATTGGAATCATATTCTGCCATTCCTCAGTATCTTATATCGTCAATGATATGGGAACATTTAATTTTTACACAACTGCTTTTTATGATTGTTTTAGAGATTTCTGTGTTCCGATATTTGTAATGTTAAGTGGTGCATTGCTTATTGGTAAAAAAGATAGCCTGTTAATATTTTTTAAAAAAAGATTATCCAGAATATTGATTCCATTCATATTCTGGGCATTAATATCAATTGCATATTCATTCATATACATCCAACAGTCCATTGATATAGACAATGCAATAGACATATTTTTAGGTCATGGAGGAACACTTGGAGTGACCTTCTGGTTTGTCTGGATGATTATCATTGTCTATATTGGAATATTTATAATAAATAAAGCAGTTGAATTTGGAAACAAGAAATATGACTGCTTTGAAAAGAAATTTATCAGTATTTTAACAGTAATTTCAGTAATATACATAATTCTCTTTCAATTCCAATTTTTCAGCCCTGAATACAACCGTTCACTCTTAAGCTATTACTTATCCTTTCTGGCATATGCAGTAATCGGACATTTCATTGTAAACAGTGATTTTTTAGAATCACACATCCAGACAAAATGGCTTGTTATAATATTCTCAATTCTATCAGCATTATCATATACATCATACGTCTGTTATTATGTGGTTCCAACCTCACTTGCCAGCAATTCATTCAGATATCTGAGTTACTTTACATATGAAATACTAATAATTTCAGTTGCTATTTTCCTAACGGTCAAATTCATCTCAAATACTCATTCCTTTAAAAAACTTGAAGCCGGAAAAATCGGTGGGATTATTAATGCAATTAGCAAATACAGTTTTGGAATTTATCTCTGCCATTATCTTGTGCTGTATATATTAAAAATGAATATGATACAGTATATTGATTTTCCGCATCAGAACTCAATAATTTGGATTCCTATATTTGTAGTGATTACATTAATGATTTCCTTTGCAATATTGTGGCTTTTAAATAATGTACCTTATCTAAAAAAAGTAAGTGGTGTCTCCTGA
- a CDS encoding alpha/beta hydrolase, giving the protein MNKKRLITIIIIVFLAVSIIYLLHYHPAQSEATKYLEGSENVSVKNTTNGVLLDGKGNDTAIIFYPGAKIDHLAYLPLFSKLANEGYDCFLVQMPLNFAFLAPDSAETIISNTNYSNYFISGHSLGGAMASSYENSTNKTDGLIFLAAYPMDEIYKPCLSIHGSNDGILNMEKFNKSKDLIKNNFTEVIINGGNHGQFAYYGHQTGDKEATISAESQQNQTAKEIINFINNIVS; this is encoded by the coding sequence ATGAATAAAAAAAGATTAATAACAATAATAATTATTGTATTCCTTGCAGTATCGATTATATATTTACTGCATTATCATCCGGCTCAAAGCGAAGCAACCAAATATCTAGAGGGCAGTGAAAATGTTAGTGTAAAAAACACTACCAATGGAGTGTTGCTTGACGGCAAGGGAAATGATACTGCCATTATTTTTTATCCTGGAGCTAAGATAGATCATCTTGCTTATTTGCCTTTATTTAGTAAATTAGCCAATGAAGGATATGATTGTTTTTTAGTTCAAATGCCGTTAAATTTTGCATTTTTAGCTCCAGATAGTGCTGAGACAATTATAAGCAATACGAATTATTCAAATTATTTTATATCTGGTCATTCTCTTGGGGGTGCAATGGCTTCATCTTATGAGAATTCTACAAATAAAACTGACGGATTAATATTTTTAGCAGCTTATCCTATGGATGAGATATATAAGCCATGCTTGTCTATTCATGGATCAAATGACGGTATACTTAATATGGAAAAATTCAATAAATCAAAGGATTTAATAAAAAATAATTTTACTGAAGTTATCATTAACGGTGGAAATCATGGTCAATTTGCATATTACGGACACCAGACAGGAGATAAGGAAGCCACTATTTCCGCTGAATCACAACAAAACCAAACAGCAAAAGAAATAATTAATTTCATAAACAATATTGTCTCTTGA
- a CDS encoding toxic anion resistance protein yields the protein MAEFSLDIDEIKNDVETTLKEEEKKLENSNLKNQADSNAVAIFDTDFNNPQERDNILKPLDSFGLTDMSKSASRNEMLATRFVDLSKGGKDAENIGEKLSELDKQMKDLDPSKVDFAKKGMLGSLLNPVKKYFEKYEKAEVAISNIIESLDHSSKVLQNDNTTLLNEETYLREVTNKLMADIELGKQMDASIEAQIQQAEINGVSDDKIAFVREEILFPLRQRIMDMQQMIVVNQQGIISLNVIRRNNKELIRGVYRAKNVTVSALRTAVMVASALYDQKIVLDKINILNATTENIIETTSHMLKEQGSEIQKHSAETMISPEVLKASFSEALQAIEDVSTYKEQALPKMKETIDLFSDMADDGQKVVDKLETNNRSMIE from the coding sequence ATGGCTGAATTTTCATTGGATATAGATGAAATTAAAAATGATGTTGAAACCACCCTTAAAGAGGAAGAAAAAAAATTGGAAAACTCCAATTTAAAAAATCAGGCAGACAGTAATGCTGTTGCAATATTTGACACTGATTTTAACAATCCTCAGGAAAGAGATAATATTTTAAAACCTTTAGACTCCTTCGGATTAACAGACATGTCCAAATCCGCAAGCAGAAATGAAATGCTTGCAACAAGATTTGTTGATTTATCAAAAGGAGGTAAAGATGCGGAAAATATTGGTGAAAAGCTATCTGAATTGGATAAACAAATGAAAGATTTGGATCCAAGCAAAGTGGATTTCGCCAAAAAGGGAATGCTTGGGAGCTTATTGAATCCTGTCAAGAAGTACTTTGAGAAATATGAAAAGGCTGAAGTTGCCATTTCAAACATCATCGAATCACTGGATCACAGCAGTAAAGTATTGCAGAATGACAATACCACACTTTTAAATGAGGAAACCTACTTGAGGGAAGTAACCAATAAATTGATGGCAGACATAGAACTAGGTAAACAGATGGACGCATCAATTGAAGCACAAATTCAGCAAGCTGAAATAAACGGTGTTTCAGATGATAAAATCGCTTTTGTTCGTGAAGAGATACTGTTCCCTTTAAGACAGAGAATCATGGACATGCAGCAGATGATTGTTGTAAACCAGCAAGGAATTATTTCACTTAATGTTATCAGAAGAAACAACAAAGAACTAATTCGTGGAGTATATCGTGCTAAGAACGTGACTGTATCAGCATTAAGAACAGCGGTAATGGTTGCAAGCGCATTATATGACCAAAAGATTGTACTGGATAAGATTAATATTTTAAATGCAACCACTGAAAACATCATCGAAACCACTTCACATATGCTTAAGGAACAGGGAAGCGAAATCCAAAAGCACAGTGCAGAGACAATGATATCTCCGGAAGTCCTTAAGGCATCATTTTCAGAAGCGCTTCAAGCTATTGAGGATGTAAGCACATATAAGGAACAGGCACTTCCTAAAATGAAAGAGACAATTGACTTGTTCAGTGATATGGCAGATGACGGTCAGAAAGTTGTTGATAAATTAGAAACCAACAATAGAAGTATGATTGAATAA
- a CDS encoding zinc ribbon domain-containing protein: MTKKCPECGEFVPEEAHFCANCGYDFFDSQPSRSIKSGGGFFSDGKIFLVLIAIVIIVGAGVFISMGLGSHNDTATDNAPKHEVDLTITDVNGWDSNSGKKSYTLYTEAIFNKVPSDLKGYNIKTTYMDENGTEIGHETETLSNVYYDSDYALSFAHYTTYKKPNPDHVNVEIIKDGKVIDNFTSKIDKNGIDYLN, from the coding sequence ATGACAAAAAAATGTCCTGAATGCGGAGAATTTGTTCCTGAGGAAGCGCATTTTTGTGCGAATTGCGGCTATGATTTTTTTGACAGTCAGCCTTCAAGAAGTATAAAAAGTGGTGGGGGATTTTTCTCAGATGGAAAAATATTTTTAGTATTAATTGCTATTGTTATAATAGTTGGAGCCGGAGTATTTATTTCCATGGGTCTTGGAAGTCATAATGACACGGCAACTGACAATGCACCCAAACATGAAGTTGACCTGACAATAACTGATGTCAACGGATGGGATAGTAATTCAGGCAAAAAAAGCTATACATTATATACTGAGGCGATATTTAACAAAGTTCCTTCAGATTTAAAGGGATATAATATTAAAACAACTTATATGGATGAAAATGGCACAGAGATAGGTCATGAAACGGAAACCCTGTCTAATGTTTATTATGATTCTGATTATGCTTTGAGTTTTGCACATTACACAACATATAAAAAACCAAATCCTGATCATGTAAATGTTGAAATAATAAAAGATGGAAAAGTTATTGATAATTTTACTTCAAAAATTGATAAAAACGGTATAGATTATTTAAATTAA
- the dtd gene encoding D-aminoacyl-tRNA deacylase — translation MKLVVQRVTHASVEVEGEITGKIDEGLMVLVGFGENDTQKEADYLARKVAKLRVFPDEDGRMNKSLLDINGKLLLVPQFTLYGKVKKYRPSFHRALAPDVATELFDYFVEKCGEYVEVQTGVFGAYMKVDLLNNGPVTILLEKEFDD, via the coding sequence ATGAAATTGGTTGTTCAAAGAGTAACACACGCAAGTGTGGAAGTTGAAGGTGAAATTACCGGTAAAATCGATGAGGGACTGATGGTTCTTGTTGGTTTTGGAGAAAATGATACGCAAAAGGAAGCAGACTATCTTGCAAGAAAAGTGGCTAAATTAAGAGTATTTCCGGATGAAGACGGTCGGATGAACAAATCTCTTTTAGACATTAACGGCAAGCTATTGCTGGTTCCGCAATTTACTCTATATGGTAAAGTTAAAAAGTACAGGCCTTCATTTCACAGGGCACTGGCTCCTGATGTAGCAACAGAGCTGTTTGATTACTTTGTTGAAAAATGCGGTGAATATGTTGAAGTCCAAACAGGCGTTTTTGGAGCATATATGAAAGTTGATTTGCTCAACAATGGGCCTGTAACAATTTTACTTGAAAAGGAATTTGATGATTAA
- the sstT gene encoding serine/threonine transporter SstT — translation MINNFIKKWTESSLILKIIIGLVIGAILGVLVPQWNFIGFPGKLFVSALKAIAPLLVFVLVASAISKAKSGIASRFKTVIILYLFSTFLAAVVAVLGSYLFPVTIHLSGASTAAAPGGLGEVMSNMILEVFSNPIHLLAEGQYLGILFWSIVFGIALKSVESDTTKTVLVECSEAVTKIVRGIIQFAPIGIMGLVFTSVSESGLGIFTQYGQLILLIVGCIAVVAFVTDPVLSAILTRRNPYPLVFTCLKESGITAFFSRSSAANIPINMQLCERLGLDKDFYSISIPLGSTINTEGAAVTITVMTLAVCHTMGITVPIPVALALCLISTLGACGASGVAGGSLLLVPMACSLFGIGADVSMQAVAVGFIIGVIQDSCETALNSAGDALFSATAEYYDRAKRGEPVNYLGEFAK, via the coding sequence ATGATTAATAATTTTATTAAGAAATGGACTGAGTCAAGTCTTATTTTAAAGATTATTATAGGATTGGTCATCGGGGCGATTTTAGGAGTTCTGGTTCCTCAATGGAATTTTATAGGATTTCCCGGAAAACTATTTGTAAGTGCTCTTAAAGCTATAGCTCCACTTTTAGTTTTTGTTTTGGTAGCTTCTGCTATTTCAAAAGCCAAAAGTGGTATTGCATCAAGATTTAAAACGGTCATAATACTTTATTTATTCAGCACATTTCTTGCTGCTGTAGTGGCTGTCCTTGGCAGTTATTTATTTCCTGTTACCATACATCTTTCAGGTGCAAGCACAGCTGCTGCCCCGGGAGGTCTCGGGGAAGTCATGTCCAATATGATTTTGGAAGTATTTTCCAACCCTATACACCTCTTGGCTGAAGGCCAGTATCTGGGAATACTGTTCTGGTCTATAGTTTTTGGTATTGCACTTAAATCTGTTGAAAGCGATACCACTAAAACAGTTTTGGTTGAATGTTCAGAAGCAGTTACTAAAATAGTGCGTGGAATTATCCAGTTTGCGCCGATAGGTATTATGGGTCTGGTGTTCACTTCAGTTTCTGAAAGCGGATTAGGGATATTCACACAATACGGTCAGCTAATATTATTGATTGTGGGATGCATTGCAGTTGTTGCTTTTGTAACCGATCCTGTGTTATCAGCTATTCTTACCCGCAGAAATCCATATCCATTAGTCTTTACATGTCTTAAGGAAAGTGGTATAACAGCATTTTTCTCAAGAAGTTCAGCTGCAAACATTCCAATTAATATGCAGTTATGTGAACGTTTAGGTCTTGACAAGGATTTCTACTCAATAAGTATTCCATTGGGTTCTACAATCAACACGGAAGGAGCAGCAGTAACAATTACAGTAATGACACTTGCAGTATGCCATACTATGGGAATAACTGTTCCTATTCCTGTTGCTCTTGCATTATGTCTTATCTCCACATTGGGGGCATGCGGTGCATCAGGTGTGGCTGGAGGATCACTTCTTCTTGTTCCGATGGCTTGTTCATTATTTGGAATCGGTGCAGATGTGTCCATGCAGGCGGTAGCTGTCGGATTTATCATTGGGGTTATCCAGGATTCATGTGAAACAGCCCTTAACTCTGCAGGAGATGCTCTATTTTCTGCAACTGCGGAATATTATGACCGGGCTAAAAGAGGAGAACCTGTAAATTATTTAGGAGAATTTGCAAAATGA
- a CDS encoding malate dehydrogenase, whose translation MVKVSIMGATGVIGKNVAFTLARADTVDEIVFFAREQSVEKARGETFDMYDALAAEDIDCRLTPSSDYEDLKNSAIVLITAGIPREEGMNRRDLAIPNAKIVDEYAKQIAVHAPDSIILIATNPVDVMTTVAYKSSGFPKSRVIGIGNHLDSLRLKAYFSKHININSSEVHTRVIGEHGDHMVPLLSSTTIGGIPLKYFAKSVDMEVPRLVKRLKKAGNTIISKKGATEYGPAFAISNLISTIITDSHKILTVSNYLEGEIGDIYDVSIGVPAVLSKNGIAMIVPIHMNDFEEHEFRIAANVIKETTDEVLKSLNE comes from the coding sequence ATGGTTAAAGTAAGTATTATGGGAGCAACTGGAGTAATAGGTAAGAATGTTGCATTTACCCTTGCAAGAGCAGATACAGTAGATGAAATTGTATTTTTTGCTCGTGAGCAAAGTGTCGAAAAGGCACGAGGTGAAACATTTGATATGTATGATGCACTGGCTGCAGAAGATATTGACTGTAGGCTGACTCCTTCTTCAGATTATGAAGATTTAAAAAATTCAGCTATTGTGCTGATTACTGCAGGAATTCCCCGAGAGGAAGGAATGAACAGGCGTGATTTGGCAATTCCTAATGCTAAAATTGTAGATGAATATGCAAAACAGATTGCTGTTCATGCTCCTGATTCAATAATTTTGATTGCAACAAATCCTGTTGATGTAATGACTACTGTTGCATATAAATCATCAGGATTTCCGAAATCCAGAGTAATAGGAATTGGAAATCACTTGGATTCTCTAAGGTTGAAAGCATATTTCTCAAAACATATCAACATTAACAGTTCTGAAGTACATACACGTGTTATAGGCGAGCATGGGGATCACATGGTTCCTCTTTTAAGTTCAACTACTATTGGTGGTATTCCACTAAAGTATTTCGCCAAATCTGTTGATATGGAAGTTCCAAGACTTGTTAAGAGACTTAAAAAAGCAGGTAACACTATAATATCTAAAAAAGGTGCAACAGAATATGGTCCTGCATTCGCTATTTCAAATTTAATATCTACAATAATTACAGATTCACATAAAATTCTGACAGTTTCAAATTACCTGGAAGGTGAAATTGGAGATATTTATGATGTGTCAATTGGTGTTCCGGCAGTACTTTCTAAAAACGGTATCGCCATGATTGTTCCGATTCATATGAATGATTTTGAAGAGCATGAATTCAGAATTGCTGCTAATGTAATAAAGGAAACTACTGATGAAGTATTAAAATCTCTGAATGAGTAA
- a CDS encoding amidohydrolase family protein, with product MQKIVNAHCHIYPEKIADKAVLGIRDFYDLDMSLNGKLDDLIRDGNEVGVTHYLVHSVATTPKQVKSINEFIADAVNTHPDIFTGFGTLHPDSEDIQGDFDYLIELGLKGVKLHPDFQRFAMNEERAFKIGAVVNEGKVPMLVHCGDFRYNYSNPEQIKPFLDKFPNITFIGAHFAGWSMWEEATEKLAGTPNLYVDLSSSLYALSPETALDLIHAYGSDKVLWGTDYPMWESVSEMNYFNKIDLTEKERSQILWQNASKILNLE from the coding sequence ATGCAGAAAATCGTAAATGCACATTGTCATATTTATCCTGAAAAAATAGCAGATAAAGCAGTACTTGGAATAAGAGATTTTTACGACTTGGACATGTCATTAAATGGAAAATTAGATGATTTGATAAGGGACGGGAATGAAGTAGGAGTAACCCATTATCTCGTGCATTCAGTTGCAACCACACCTAAACAGGTAAAATCAATCAATGAATTTATTGCAGATGCTGTAAACACACATCCTGATATATTTACAGGTTTTGGAACATTGCACCCTGACAGTGAGGACATTCAGGGCGACTTTGATTATTTAATTGAACTTGGACTTAAAGGTGTTAAACTTCATCCTGATTTTCAAAGGTTTGCAATGAATGAAGAGCGTGCATTTAAAATAGGTGCAGTAGTAAATGAAGGAAAAGTCCCTATGCTTGTTCACTGTGGAGACTTTAGATACAATTATTCCAATCCAGAACAAATTAAACCATTTTTAGATAAATTTCCCAATATAACTTTCATAGGTGCACATTTTGCAGGCTGGAGCATGTGGGAAGAAGCAACAGAAAAGCTGGCAGGCACACCGAACTTATATGTTGATTTAAGTTCCAGCTTATATGCACTATCACCTGAAACCGCTTTGGATTTGATTCATGCATATGGTTCAGATAAAGTCTTATGGGGAACAGATTATCCTATGTGGGAATCCGTTAGTGAAATGAACTATTTCAATAAAATTGATTTAACAGAAAAAGAAAGATCACAAATTCTTTGGCAGAACGCTTCAAAGATTTTGAATCTTGAATAA